From Salinibacter grassmerensis, the proteins below share one genomic window:
- a CDS encoding efflux RND transporter permease subunit has protein sequence MSLYSLSIRRPVLSTVFALLIMIFGAVGFYFLGVREYPAVDPPIISVSTQYRGANADVIDSQITEPLEEQINGIDGIRTIESVSRGGQSTVTVEFDLGADLERAANDVRDRVSRAQQQLPPDAEPPSVSKSDASAPPIVFLNIESGTRSLMELTEIADKRFKERLQTIEGVSRVDIWGEKTYSMRLELDPQQLAAYDLTPLDVRQALDRSNVELPSGRIEGETIELTVRTKSRLETVEDFRSLILKQSPGGQTVRLEDVGKADIAPLNERTLLQRDNVPMVGVVLRPLPGANYIDIVDEFYRRVDNIEAELPSDLELGIGFDNTEPIRASISEVQQTIVIAFLLVVLIIFLFLRDWRSTIIPLIVVPIALTGSFFVMYAMGFSINVLTLLALVLAIGLVVDDAIVVLENIYAKIEEGKDTMVAGLEGTREIFFAVVATSVSLVIIFAPIIFMGGLTGQLFQEFGMVIAGAVAFSSFVALTLTPMLSTRLLKQRDEKPWIYRKTEPVFESLTDAYRRSLEAFMEYRWAAFVIMAGCGVVITSFYFTLPQELAPLEDRSLVRMNATAREGATYDYMSQYVDRMYEALNETVPAEHQRSTISVTSPGFGAASSVNSAFMFTRLVPPSERDVSQMQYADSLQAALGGLEGARTFVSQEPTISVGGGGGGLPVQYVLQTSSVENLREALPTFLERARQQEELGVVDVNLKFNKPELQVEIDRNRADNIGVSPLDVAQTLQLALAEQRVGYFVRDGEQRQILATVDEEDRDEPVDLTSLYVRSASGEPVPLDNLVSVSEQATPPQIFRFNRYMSATVSARPAPGNTIEDGIGAMDRVADDVLGPAFSTTLTGQSRDFQETSNQLVYVFGLALVLIYLVLAAQFESFRDPLVILFTVPLALAGAMLFLWYFNQTINIFSQIGMVMLIGLVAKNGILIVEFANQRKAAGLSIREAIEEAAAVRFRPILMTALSTILGVLPIALALGAGAESRIPMGVAVIGGLLVGTFLSLYVIPATYTYLTSEDAGPVLVGDGGAGGDGLPDEEAAAQQQMAS, from the coding sequence ATGAGCCTCTACTCCCTCAGCATCCGGCGGCCCGTCCTCTCGACGGTCTTTGCGCTGCTCATCATGATTTTTGGGGCGGTGGGGTTTTACTTTCTGGGCGTGCGCGAGTACCCGGCCGTCGACCCGCCCATCATCAGCGTGAGCACCCAGTACCGGGGCGCCAACGCCGACGTCATCGACTCGCAGATCACGGAGCCGCTGGAGGAACAGATCAACGGGATCGACGGCATCCGCACCATCGAGTCCGTCAGCCGCGGGGGGCAGTCCACCGTGACCGTCGAGTTTGACCTGGGGGCCGATCTGGAACGGGCGGCCAATGACGTGCGCGATCGCGTCAGCCGTGCTCAGCAACAGCTCCCGCCCGACGCCGAGCCGCCCAGCGTGTCGAAGTCCGACGCCAGCGCCCCGCCGATCGTGTTTCTGAACATCGAGTCGGGGACGCGGAGCCTGATGGAGCTGACTGAGATCGCGGACAAACGCTTCAAAGAACGCCTTCAGACGATCGAGGGGGTGAGCCGTGTCGACATTTGGGGCGAGAAGACCTATTCGATGCGTCTGGAGCTCGATCCGCAGCAGCTGGCGGCCTACGACCTGACGCCGCTCGACGTGCGCCAGGCGCTGGACCGGTCGAACGTCGAGTTGCCGTCGGGCCGCATCGAGGGCGAGACAATCGAGTTGACGGTGCGGACGAAGAGCCGCCTCGAAACCGTCGAGGACTTTCGCTCGCTCATCCTCAAGCAGAGCCCCGGCGGGCAGACTGTTCGGCTGGAGGACGTGGGGAAGGCCGACATTGCGCCGCTCAACGAGCGGACGCTCCTGCAGCGTGACAATGTGCCCATGGTGGGGGTCGTGCTGCGGCCCCTCCCGGGGGCAAACTACATCGACATTGTCGACGAGTTCTACCGCCGGGTCGACAACATCGAGGCGGAGCTCCCGAGCGACCTGGAGCTCGGCATCGGCTTCGACAACACCGAGCCCATCCGCGCCAGCATTAGCGAGGTGCAGCAGACGATCGTCATCGCGTTCCTCCTCGTGGTGTTGATCATTTTCCTCTTCCTCCGCGACTGGCGCTCTACAATCATCCCGCTCATCGTGGTGCCGATCGCGCTGACCGGGTCGTTCTTCGTGATGTACGCGATGGGCTTCTCGATCAACGTGCTCACGCTGCTCGCGCTCGTCCTGGCCATTGGGCTGGTGGTGGACGACGCGATTGTGGTGTTGGAGAACATCTACGCGAAGATCGAGGAGGGAAAGGACACGATGGTCGCGGGCTTAGAGGGCACGCGTGAGATTTTCTTTGCGGTCGTGGCGACCTCCGTGTCGCTGGTGATTATCTTCGCGCCCATCATTTTCATGGGGGGGCTCACCGGCCAGCTCTTCCAGGAGTTCGGGATGGTGATCGCCGGGGCGGTGGCCTTCTCCTCGTTCGTGGCGCTCACGCTCACGCCGATGCTGTCGACGCGCCTGTTGAAGCAGCGGGACGAAAAGCCGTGGATCTACCGCAAGACGGAGCCGGTCTTCGAGTCCCTGACCGACGCCTACCGCCGCTCGCTGGAGGCGTTCATGGAGTACCGCTGGGCGGCGTTCGTCATCATGGCCGGGTGTGGCGTCGTCATCACGTCCTTCTACTTTACGCTGCCGCAGGAGCTGGCCCCGCTGGAGGACCGGAGCCTCGTGCGCATGAACGCGACGGCCCGGGAGGGGGCGACCTACGACTACATGAGCCAGTACGTCGACCGGATGTACGAGGCGTTGAACGAGACCGTCCCGGCCGAGCACCAGCGGTCCACCATCTCGGTCACCTCGCCGGGCTTCGGGGCGGCCAGCTCGGTCAACTCGGCGTTCATGTTCACGCGCCTCGTGCCGCCCTCCGAGCGGGACGTCTCGCAGATGCAGTACGCCGACAGCCTGCAGGCAGCGCTTGGGGGGCTGGAGGGGGCGCGCACCTTCGTCTCGCAGGAGCCGACCATCTCGGTGGGCGGTGGGGGCGGCGGGCTGCCCGTCCAGTACGTGCTGCAGACCTCCAGCGTCGAGAACCTCCGCGAGGCGCTGCCGACCTTCCTGGAGCGGGCGCGCCAACAGGAGGAGCTGGGCGTCGTGGACGTGAACCTGAAGTTCAACAAGCCGGAGTTGCAGGTGGAGATCGACCGCAACCGGGCCGACAACATCGGCGTCTCCCCGCTCGACGTGGCGCAGACGCTGCAGCTGGCCCTCGCGGAGCAGCGGGTGGGCTACTTTGTGCGGGACGGGGAGCAGCGCCAGATCCTCGCGACGGTCGACGAGGAGGACCGCGACGAGCCGGTGGACCTGACGAGCCTCTACGTGCGGTCCGCGAGTGGAGAGCCGGTGCCGCTCGACAACCTCGTGTCGGTGAGCGAGCAGGCCACGCCGCCCCAGATCTTCCGCTTCAACCGTTACATGTCCGCCACGGTCAGCGCGCGCCCGGCGCCCGGCAACACAATTGAGGACGGCATCGGCGCCATGGACCGCGTGGCGGACGATGTGCTCGGTCCGGCGTTCTCGACCACCCTCACCGGCCAGTCGCGCGACTTCCAGGAGACGTCGAACCAGCTGGTCTACGTCTTCGGTCTGGCGCTCGTCCTGATCTACCTCGTCCTGGCGGCCCAGTTCGAGAGCTTCCGCGACCCGCTCGTCATTCTCTTTACCGTGCCGCTGGCCCTGGCGGGGGCGATGCTGTTCCTCTGGTACTTCAACCAAACGATCAACATCTTCAGCCAGATCGGCATGGTGATGCTGATCGGGCTGGTGGCGAAGAATGGCATTCTCATCGTCGAGTTTGCGAACCAACGCAAGGCCGCGGGCCTGTCAATCCGGGAGGCGATCGAAGAGGCGGCGGCGGTGCGCTTCCGGCCCATCCTCATGACCGCCCTCTCCACGATCCTCGGTGTGCTGCCGATTGCGCTGGCACTGGGGGCGGGGGCGGAGAGCCGCATCCCGATGGGGGTGGCTGTGATTGGCGGGCTCCTCGTGGGCACCTTTCTCTCGCTCTACGTCATCCCTGCCACGTACACCTACCTCACGAGCGAGGACGCCGGCCCCGTACTGGTGGGCGACGGCGGGGCCGGTGGGGATGGGCTGCCCGACGAGGAGGCGGCGGCCCAGCAGCAGATGGCGTCGTAG
- a CDS encoding TolC family protein: protein MIPRFTSVPALCLLLGVVLGPSLASAQSSAPRDTLRLADAVRRALDDNRQARIARRETDIAENNVSLGNAGFLPTLSGQANYSETRSNSEQVFLSGETQSTDGAKSTRSGAGADLRWTVFDGLRPFATYDRLGAERDRQAAATEEQVETLVADVIEGYYDVARQQRRLEALREAVSISRERLRIVELRRDLGSASDLEVRRARVDLNADSTEALRQAVALTNAKSQLNQLLARPEDASTRYAVASAIEVDTSLQYTATQQTALQESPALAQAREALQAARAEQRELRADFFPTVDLTAGLSYSQLNAESGFVQENTSTEFTYGVSLTLDLFDGLNRWRRTQNAEVRATNARLAVEDVRSRLVTELTNAYERYQNRLRLVDLERQTLKAVRANVDVALEQFEQGTITSIELREVQEQFIQAESRLLTVQFEAKQAEVELLRLSGQLLDRY, encoded by the coding sequence ATGATCCCTCGTTTTACGTCCGTCCCGGCTCTGTGTCTACTGCTTGGAGTCGTCCTCGGGCCCTCGCTCGCGTCTGCCCAGTCGTCCGCGCCGCGGGACACCCTCCGGCTGGCCGACGCGGTCCGGCGGGCGCTCGACGACAACCGACAGGCCCGCATTGCGCGTCGCGAGACGGATATCGCCGAGAACAACGTCTCGCTCGGGAATGCCGGCTTCCTGCCCACCCTCTCGGGACAGGCCAACTACTCAGAAACCCGCTCCAACTCGGAGCAGGTCTTTCTGTCCGGCGAGACGCAGAGCACAGACGGGGCGAAGTCGACACGGTCCGGGGCCGGGGCGGACCTGCGGTGGACCGTATTCGACGGCCTGCGGCCCTTCGCGACGTACGACCGCCTCGGGGCGGAGCGCGACCGGCAGGCGGCCGCGACCGAAGAGCAGGTGGAAACCCTGGTGGCCGATGTCATCGAGGGCTACTACGATGTAGCACGGCAGCAGCGACGGCTTGAGGCGCTGCGGGAGGCTGTGTCCATCTCCCGCGAGCGGCTGCGCATCGTGGAGCTTCGGCGGGACCTCGGGTCGGCCTCCGACCTGGAGGTGCGCCGGGCGCGCGTGGACCTCAATGCCGACTCGACGGAGGCCCTGCGGCAGGCGGTGGCCCTCACCAACGCGAAGAGCCAGCTTAACCAGCTTCTGGCCCGCCCCGAGGACGCCTCCACCCGGTACGCGGTCGCATCCGCAATTGAGGTGGACACGAGCCTGCAGTATACGGCCACCCAGCAGACGGCGCTCCAGGAGAGTCCCGCCCTGGCCCAGGCCCGAGAGGCCTTGCAGGCAGCCCGGGCCGAGCAGCGGGAGCTGCGGGCCGACTTTTTCCCCACGGTCGACCTGACGGCGGGCCTCAGCTACTCGCAGCTCAACGCCGAGAGCGGCTTTGTGCAGGAGAACACGAGCACAGAGTTTACCTACGGGGTCTCGCTCACGCTCGATCTCTTCGACGGGCTGAACCGGTGGCGCCGCACCCAGAACGCCGAGGTTCGCGCCACCAACGCCCGCCTCGCCGTGGAAGACGTACGGTCGCGGCTCGTCACCGAGCTTACGAACGCGTACGAGCGGTATCAGAACCGCCTCCGGCTCGTGGACCTCGAACGGCAGACCCTGAAGGCCGTGCGGGCGAACGTGGACGTGGCCCTGGAGCAGTTTGAGCAGGGCACCATCACGAGCATTGAGCTCCGCGAGGTGCAGGAGCAGTTCATCCAGGCCGAGAGCCGGCTCCTGACGGTGCAGTTCGAGGCGAAGCAGGCGGAGGTCGAGCTCCTCCGCCTCAGCGGCCAGCTGCTCGACCGGTACTAG
- the hisG gene encoding ATP phosphoribosyltransferase, whose protein sequence is MLQIALPNKGALADGAVTLADEAGYNCRRRGRELSVRDPDYGVEFVFLRPRDIATYVSRGIIDLGVTGLDLTYDSGADVTRVLDLGFGAAQFCYAAPKSSTLTPDDFTADTRIATSYDTLVRRDLEKRGVDARVISLDGAVEISIQLGVADVIADVVQTGRTIDEAGLMTIGDSILDTEAVLVAQNGHTMEKDAAQHFAERVKGIIVAREYVVVEYDLPKENLPQAREITPGIESPTVSPLNKDGWVAVKAMIARDAVNEVMDDLTELDARGIIVTDIRTCRM, encoded by the coding sequence ATGCTACAAATCGCTCTCCCCAACAAAGGCGCCCTCGCGGACGGCGCCGTGACCCTGGCCGACGAGGCCGGCTACAACTGTCGCCGCCGCGGCCGCGAACTCTCTGTGCGCGACCCCGACTACGGCGTCGAGTTCGTCTTTCTGCGGCCCCGCGACATCGCAACGTACGTGAGCAGGGGCATCATCGACCTGGGCGTAACAGGCCTTGACCTCACCTACGACAGCGGGGCCGACGTGACCCGCGTCCTGGACCTCGGATTTGGTGCGGCCCAATTCTGCTACGCTGCGCCGAAGTCCAGTACCCTGACGCCCGACGACTTCACCGCCGATACGCGCATCGCCACGTCCTACGACACCCTCGTGCGCCGCGACCTCGAGAAGCGGGGCGTGGACGCTCGCGTGATCTCGCTGGACGGGGCCGTCGAGATTTCGATTCAACTCGGGGTCGCCGACGTGATCGCCGACGTGGTCCAGACCGGCCGCACCATTGACGAGGCCGGGCTCATGACGATCGGCGATTCCATCCTGGACACGGAGGCCGTGCTGGTCGCCCAGAATGGACACACGATGGAGAAGGACGCCGCACAGCACTTCGCGGAGCGGGTGAAGGGCATCATCGTGGCCCGGGAGTACGTGGTCGTGGAGTACGACCTGCCGAAAGAAAATCTCCCCCAGGCCCGCGAGATCACCCCGGGCATCGAGTCCCCCACCGTCTCGCCCCTCAACAAAGACGGATGGGTGGCCGTGAAGGCGATGATCGCACGCGACGCGGTGAATGAGGTAATGGACGACCTCACCGAACTGGACGCCCGGGGCATCATTGTCACCGACATCCGCACCTGCCGGATGTGA
- a CDS encoding phosphoribosyl-ATP diphosphatase, with product MKRFEELFAELADKVDRQDPDSGTVQAVQEGRHAIGKKVIEEAGEVWMAAEHESPDRTAEEISQLLYHLQVLMIACDLDLEDVYEHL from the coding sequence ATGAAACGCTTTGAGGAACTGTTTGCCGAACTCGCCGACAAGGTCGACCGACAGGACCCGGACTCGGGGACCGTCCAGGCGGTGCAGGAGGGACGCCACGCCATTGGCAAGAAGGTGATCGAGGAGGCCGGAGAGGTGTGGATGGCCGCCGAACACGAAAGCCCCGACCGCACCGCCGAGGAGATTTCTCAGCTCCTTTACCACCTGCAGGTTCTCATGATTGCCTGCGACCTCGACCTTGAAGACGTCTACGAACACTTGTGA
- a CDS encoding biotin transporter BioY, giving the protein MSNLLSLRSSYTALVDTLREERASALLQVAGVVGFALLTAAAAQVNFRVYLWEVPITLQTAAVYASGLYLGWRNGLLAQALYLGLGLFLPVFVGDGHGTSYLFGVATSGYLLSYPFAAAVIGALSKRWKAFSGSTLASMVGAGLVFVCGVVWLHYAAGHGTWMESIDKGFLRFAVIDLVKVIGVGLLYNGTRYLARDEG; this is encoded by the coding sequence ATGTCCAATCTGCTATCGCTCCGGTCCTCGTACACGGCCCTCGTCGATACGCTCCGTGAGGAGCGGGCGTCTGCGCTTCTTCAGGTGGCTGGGGTAGTTGGCTTTGCCCTGCTGACGGCTGCCGCGGCACAGGTGAATTTCCGGGTCTATCTCTGGGAGGTGCCCATTACCCTGCAGACGGCGGCGGTCTACGCCAGTGGGCTGTACCTCGGGTGGCGCAATGGACTACTTGCGCAGGCACTGTACCTGGGACTGGGTCTCTTTCTGCCGGTGTTCGTCGGGGACGGACACGGCACTAGCTACCTCTTCGGGGTCGCCACGTCCGGATACCTGCTGTCCTATCCGTTCGCCGCGGCAGTGATTGGGGCCCTCTCGAAGCGGTGGAAGGCGTTTTCGGGGAGCACGCTTGCCTCGATGGTTGGGGCCGGGCTCGTCTTCGTGTGCGGCGTCGTGTGGCTGCACTACGCGGCGGGCCATGGCACCTGGATGGAGTCAATCGACAAGGGCTTCCTTCGCTTTGCGGTGATCGACTTGGTGAAGGTGATTGGCGTCGGCCTTCTTTACAACGGGACGCGGTACCTGGCCCGTGACGAGGGGTGA
- a CDS encoding type II toxin-antitoxin system Phd/YefM family antitoxin yields MYNTEGVDAVATITELRSETSDLIEQVQSTNNGVLIQKNNEPHAVLISWDVYKAIKEQVDLSDL; encoded by the coding sequence ATGTACAATACTGAAGGCGTAGACGCCGTCGCGACCATCACCGAGTTGCGGTCGGAGACCTCCGATCTCATTGAGCAGGTCCAGTCGACGAACAACGGCGTGCTTATTCAGAAAAACAACGAGCCACACGCCGTGCTCATCTCATGGGACGTTTACAAGGCCATCAAGGAGCAGGTTGACCTCAGCGACCTGTAG
- a CDS encoding PEGA domain-containing protein, with the protein MPPPTSFASGTVRCLLVLASMGMVGCATLIHGSSQEVVVESTPSEAEVEVNGRPVGETPTTTVLERNREYSISIYQEGYEPHHTTLRPGRSLWATVNLLNFFVPGLLVDASTGALYSLDPGTVAPELQPVDSSAVDPPMPDEEGGGAL; encoded by the coding sequence ATGCCCCCACCGACTTCGTTTGCTTCCGGCACCGTGCGGTGCCTTCTCGTCCTTGCATCCATGGGAATGGTAGGATGCGCCACTCTTATTCACGGCTCCTCGCAAGAGGTTGTGGTGGAGTCTACACCCTCCGAGGCGGAGGTCGAGGTGAACGGCCGCCCTGTGGGGGAGACGCCCACGACGACGGTTCTGGAGCGGAACCGCGAGTACTCCATCAGCATCTACCAGGAAGGGTACGAGCCCCACCACACCACCCTCCGTCCGGGACGCAGCCTCTGGGCCACGGTCAACCTGCTAAACTTTTTCGTTCCGGGCCTTCTCGTGGACGCCTCCACCGGGGCGCTCTACTCCCTTGACCCCGGCACTGTGGCGCCCGAGCTGCAGCCCGTAGACTCAAGCGCGGTTGACCCACCCATGCCCGACGAGGAGGGAGGAGGAGCCCTGTAG
- the xseB gene encoding exodeoxyribonuclease VII small subunit: MPDASDPTERTFEDTLDRLEDIVDTLEDDAPSLDEALDAYEEGVALANECLDRLDEAEQRVSELSID; the protein is encoded by the coding sequence ATGCCCGACGCGTCCGATCCCACCGAGCGCACGTTCGAAGACACCCTGGACCGCCTCGAAGACATTGTTGACACTCTCGAAGACGACGCCCCCTCGCTAGACGAGGCCCTCGACGCCTATGAAGAGGGGGTGGCCCTGGCCAACGAATGCCTGGACCGACTCGACGAGGCCGAGCAGCGCGTGAGCGAACTGTCGATTGACTAG
- a CDS encoding SDR family NAD(P)-dependent oxidoreductase: MDLGLQDRTAIVTGASRGIGKYIAQALAREGCDVAICARTASDLEGAAEEVRDEGAEVLALPMDVTEAGEPERLVEETYDRFGRIDTYVGNVGGNRRGSFEELSDDDWEDLMNLNFMSHVRVSRAAVPHMREVEGASICYISSIFGRELGGAGLSLYNTTKSALISVSKVMAQDLAPEIRVNSVAPGSIRFPGGSWDRRVKENPEEMEQFVEENIAIERFGRATEVADAVTFLCSERASLITGACINVDGGQSQSLI, from the coding sequence ATGGACCTCGGACTTCAGGATCGAACCGCCATCGTCACCGGCGCGAGCCGCGGCATCGGCAAATACATTGCGCAGGCCCTCGCCCGCGAGGGATGCGACGTGGCCATCTGTGCACGCACCGCCTCGGACCTTGAAGGGGCCGCAGAAGAGGTTCGGGACGAGGGGGCGGAGGTACTTGCTCTGCCCATGGACGTGACGGAGGCAGGGGAGCCGGAGCGCCTCGTTGAGGAGACCTACGACCGATTTGGACGCATCGATACGTACGTGGGCAACGTGGGCGGCAACCGACGGGGGAGCTTCGAGGAGCTGTCCGACGACGACTGGGAGGACCTGATGAACCTGAACTTCATGTCACACGTCCGCGTGAGCCGGGCAGCCGTCCCGCACATGCGGGAGGTAGAGGGCGCTTCGATCTGCTACATCTCATCCATCTTCGGGCGGGAGTTGGGCGGCGCAGGATTGTCCCTCTACAACACCACCAAGTCGGCCCTCATCAGTGTAAGCAAGGTGATGGCACAAGACCTTGCCCCCGAGATCCGCGTCAACAGCGTGGCACCGGGGTCCATCCGCTTCCCGGGCGGCAGCTGGGACCGGCGTGTGAAGGAGAACCCGGAGGAGATGGAGCAGTTCGTCGAGGAGAACATCGCGATCGAGCGGTTTGGGCGCGCCACGGAGGTGGCCGACGCCGTCACGTTCCTCTGCTCCGAGCGAGCCAGCCTCATCACCGGCGCCTGTATCAACGTAGATGGCGGCCAGAGCCAGTCGCTGATCTAG
- the xseA gene encoding exodeoxyribonuclease VII large subunit yields the protein MSPTNNTADDSVLSVAELTRGLSDLVEDHYDDVWVEGELSDFTRAASGHCYFSLKGEDAQIRCVMWKHLTQYVYFEPEEGMQVRVNGHASVYERRGDLQIQAQAMREAGKGARQKAFEELKQKLQAEGLFAPERKQALPAFPDTIGVVTSGQGAAVHDIQSGLARRFPPAEVVLCPVKVQGLDAPQAIADAVAAFNDLPAGDAQRPDLLIVGRGGGSTEDLWAFNEEVVARALDASGLPVVSAVGHESDVTIADLVADERAATPSTAAELVVPDRRDVAERVHALHDRLHSRVTGRLQTARQHVDALVSSRAFHTPTRHLEQHRQRLDTLVDRLERGGVRAVDQARRRVTRLRDRLQALDPEQPLRRGYVHLTQDGTSVQSAESLQDGDRVRLHFQDGHRDAEVLPHDE from the coding sequence ATGTCCCCCACGAACAACACTGCCGACGACTCCGTGCTCAGCGTCGCCGAACTGACACGGGGACTCAGCGACCTGGTCGAAGATCATTATGACGACGTATGGGTGGAGGGGGAGCTGTCCGATTTCACGCGGGCCGCATCCGGCCACTGCTATTTTAGCCTGAAGGGGGAGGACGCGCAGATCCGCTGCGTGATGTGGAAGCACCTCACGCAGTACGTCTACTTCGAGCCCGAGGAGGGCATGCAGGTTCGCGTAAACGGCCACGCCTCCGTCTACGAGCGGCGGGGCGACCTGCAGATTCAGGCGCAGGCGATGCGGGAGGCGGGCAAGGGAGCGCGGCAGAAGGCGTTCGAGGAGCTTAAGCAGAAGCTGCAGGCGGAAGGGCTCTTCGCCCCCGAGCGCAAGCAGGCGCTGCCCGCTTTTCCCGATACCATCGGCGTCGTCACGTCGGGCCAGGGGGCGGCGGTCCACGACATCCAGTCGGGGCTGGCACGCCGGTTTCCACCGGCCGAGGTGGTGCTGTGCCCGGTAAAGGTGCAGGGCCTCGATGCCCCCCAAGCCATCGCCGACGCGGTGGCGGCCTTCAACGACCTGCCCGCCGGCGATGCTCAGCGGCCCGACCTGCTAATTGTGGGACGGGGCGGTGGCTCCACCGAAGACCTGTGGGCGTTCAACGAGGAAGTGGTGGCACGGGCGCTCGACGCGTCCGGCCTGCCGGTCGTGAGCGCCGTGGGGCACGAGTCGGACGTGACCATCGCCGACCTCGTGGCCGACGAACGGGCCGCCACGCCGTCCACGGCGGCCGAGCTCGTGGTGCCGGACCGACGAGACGTGGCCGAGCGCGTCCATGCCCTCCACGACCGTCTCCACTCTCGGGTCACGGGCCGCCTCCAAACCGCCCGTCAGCACGTCGACGCGCTCGTGTCGTCGCGGGCCTTCCACACCCCAACCCGCCACCTGGAGCAACACCGACAACGCCTCGACACCCTCGTGGACCGCCTGGAGCGCGGCGGCGTCCGAGCCGTCGATCAGGCTCGTCGTCGTGTCACTCGTCTCCGCGACCGCCTGCAGGCCCTCGACCCCGAGCAGCCCCTGCGCCGAGGCTACGTGCACCTCACCCAGGACGGCACGTCCGTCCAATCGGCCGAGTCGCTCCAGGACGGCGACCGCGTGCGCCTGCACTTCCAAGACGGGCACCGCGACGCCGAGGTGCTTCCGCACGACGAGTAG
- a CDS encoding low molecular weight protein-tyrosine-phosphatase, whose product MSDPIHIQFVCLGNICRSPLAKAVFRDKAQQAGLEEHFEISSSGTGSWHVGDKADDRMRRTAQRNDLSLEDHRASQFEAEDLARFDHIFVMDKSNLNDVLHLDEDDQHGGKVRLFREFDPKPDDYQVPDPYQGGREGFERVYEIVERTADMLLHRLADEYDLVDVGDEQEEAKE is encoded by the coding sequence ATGTCCGACCCCATCCACATCCAGTTCGTGTGTCTCGGCAACATCTGCCGGAGTCCCCTTGCGAAAGCCGTCTTCCGCGACAAGGCACAGCAGGCCGGTCTGGAGGAGCACTTCGAGATCTCGTCCTCGGGCACCGGCAGTTGGCATGTCGGCGACAAGGCGGACGACCGGATGCGCAGGACCGCTCAGCGCAATGACCTGTCGCTGGAAGACCACCGCGCGTCGCAGTTTGAGGCCGAAGACCTGGCGCGGTTCGACCACATTTTTGTGATGGACAAGAGCAACCTGAACGACGTCCTTCACCTCGACGAGGACGACCAGCACGGGGGTAAGGTGCGGCTCTTCCGCGAGTTCGATCCGAAACCGGACGACTACCAGGTCCCGGATCCCTATCAGGGGGGGCGCGAAGGCTTTGAGCGGGTCTACGAGATCGTTGAGCGGACCGCGGACATGCTCCTCCACCGCCTCGCCGACGAGTACGATCTGGTGGACGTCGGGGACGAGCAGGAGGAGGCGAAAGAATAA
- a CDS encoding fructosamine kinase family protein: protein MLPDALRDALEERLDATIESVVSVSGGCIANACRLETDAAPFFLKYGPDEVARTFPGEAAGLEALGAADSPLVVPSVHDTAPATDARPGFLVMEWVNPGREGRRFWDRFGEGLAALHRYTADAHGFDQDNFIGRLPQSNAWTDDWPTFFREQRLAPQVDMARERNRWRDGWGEALSTLYRRLPDILPKSPEPSVLHGDLWKGNYMVTAVGDPALVDPATYYGHREADLAMTELFGGYDDRFYDAYRSAWGLAPEYETRRDVYNLYHLINHLNLFGGGYAAQVEKTLRPFSELK, encoded by the coding sequence ATGCTGCCGGACGCGCTCCGTGACGCGTTGGAGGAGCGACTCGACGCAACGATTGAGTCGGTGGTGTCCGTGAGTGGCGGATGCATCGCGAACGCGTGCCGCCTCGAAACCGACGCCGCACCGTTTTTTCTAAAGTACGGCCCCGACGAGGTGGCGCGCACCTTTCCCGGCGAAGCCGCCGGCCTGGAGGCCCTCGGCGCGGCCGATAGTCCCCTCGTGGTGCCGTCCGTCCACGACACTGCGCCCGCCACCGATGCCCGCCCGGGATTTCTCGTCATGGAATGGGTCAACCCAGGGCGCGAGGGACGACGCTTCTGGGACCGGTTTGGGGAGGGGCTTGCGGCCCTGCACCGCTACACCGCCGACGCGCACGGGTTCGACCAGGACAACTTTATCGGCCGTCTGCCGCAGTCGAATGCGTGGACCGACGACTGGCCCACCTTCTTTCGGGAGCAGCGGCTGGCGCCGCAGGTGGACATGGCGCGGGAGCGCAACCGGTGGCGCGACGGCTGGGGGGAGGCCCTTAGCACCCTCTACCGGCGCCTTCCGGACATTCTCCCCAAATCGCCCGAGCCGTCCGTCCTGCACGGCGATCTCTGGAAGGGCAACTACATGGTGACCGCCGTCGGCGACCCGGCCCTCGTCGATCCCGCTACGTACTACGGCCACCGCGAGGCGGACCTGGCCATGACCGAGCTCTTCGGCGGGTACGACGATCGCTTCTACGATGCCTACCGGTCGGCGTGGGGGCTGGCACCGGAATACGAGACGCGCCGCGATGTCTACAACCTGTACCATCTCATCAATCACCTCAATCTCTTCGGGGGCGGCTACGCCGCACAGGTGGAGAAGACCCTCCGCCCCTTCAGCGAGCTGAAGTGA